The following coding sequences lie in one Oncorhynchus kisutch isolate 150728-3 linkage group LG3, Okis_V2, whole genome shotgun sequence genomic window:
- the LOC109872985 gene encoding uncharacterized protein LOC109872985 isoform X4, with translation MMKNTKISQESHTLRMKREQDGEETINSDCSPYAEGRGEDDGLFSLLKLTEVRDPVTAQNGAEEHAAVAVEPNSVVMLNTEYEAFDPQATQTSSTYPLRIGAKV, from the exons ATGATGAAAAATACCAAGATTTCGCAAG AATCTCACACTCTGAGAATGAAAAG AGAACAAGATGGAGAGGAGACAATTAACTCAGACT GCTCCCCATATGctgagggcagaggagaggatgaTGGGCTCTTCTCACTTCTGAAGCTGACTGAAGTGAGAGATCCTGTGACTGCACAGAACGGAGCTGAAGAACATGCTGCTGTTGCTGTCGAGCCCAATTCTGTAGTCATGCTCAATACTGAGTATGAGGCCTTTGACCCCCAGGCCACTCAGACATCATCCACCTACCCTCTCAGGATTGGAGCAAAAGTATGA
- the LOC109872985 gene encoding uncharacterized protein LOC109872985 isoform X2, which produces MIMDMLSVFMVMTLVGKCQGNTYLNYQEKEEAISLQCEERIWQLDLDEDNIVDCTFNCSLRDNEKKCGRDPKCNNTSFTLEKTPCKNSIKQCLNMKLEKHVTGFFACFHTFPSNAQHLFPFKPSKDQVESFIVAFVEPEMVICYPGVETKTSVTKQHGESVNLACNFTVDKDYSSFPFSVYWIKTVSGNSSTCLYSYSYDSDAQLYDHHCLIDEALLKRRSNNSSKPLTSPIFHNLKISNATYSDSGQYVCALQVLKNRKGHWKVITNVTVTVNGEFNHHPNRNDTALLYTPGDPYIPLYVAGALFFSCLFVTAIVIVMLKNTKISQESHTLRMKREQDGEETINSDCSPYAEGRGEDDGLFSLLKLTEVRDPVTAQNGAEEHAAVAVEPNSVVMLNTEYEAFDPQATQTSSTYPLRIGAKV; this is translated from the exons ATGATCATGGATATGCTATCTGTCTTCATGGTGATGACTCTCGTAGGAAAATGTCAAG GGAACACTTATCTAAATTATCAAGAGAAAGAGGAAGCTATATCCCTACAATGTGAAGAGAGAATTTGGCAACTTGATCTAGATGAAGACAACATAGTGGATTGCACTTTTAATTGCAGTCTTCGTGACAATGAGAAGAAATGTGGCCGAGATCCGAAGTGCAATAATACATCATTTACATTAGAAAAAACGCCCTGCAAAAACAGTATCAAacaatgtttaaatatgaaattgGAGAAACACGTCACTGGATTCTTTGCATGTTTTCATACCTTTCCATCAAATGCCCAACACTTATTCCCCTTTAAACCTTCAAAAGATCAGGTGGAATCATTTATTGTGGCATTTGTTGAACCAGAGA TGGTGATATGCTACCCTGGTGTGGAAACTAAAACGTCTGTTACCAAACAGCATGGAGAATCAGTCAACCTTGCATGTAATTTCACAGTAGACAAAGATTACTCTAGCTTTCCATTTTCAGTGTATTGGATCAAAACCGTCAGTGGCAACAGTAGCACCTGTCTTTATTCTTATTCTTATGATAGTGATGCACAATTATATGACCACCATTGTCTCATTGATGAGGCCCTGCTGAAACGAAGGTCAAATAATTCATCTAAACCCCTAACAAGCCCTATCTTTCATAACCTTAAGATCAGCAATGCCACATATTCAGACAGCGGACAGTATGTTTGTGCCTTACAGGTGCTTAAGAATAGAAAAGGGCACTGGAAGGTAATAACTAATGTCACAGTCACTGTGAATGGAGAATTCAACCACCACCCCAACAGGAATGACACAGCCCTGTTATATACTCCTG GGGATCCTTACATACCACTGTATGTAGCGGGAGCCTTGTTCTTCTCCTGCCTGTTTGTTACTGCcattgtcattgtcatgctgaaaaataCCAAGATTTCGCAAG AATCTCACACTCTGAGAATGAAAAG AGAACAAGATGGAGAGGAGACAATTAACTCAGACT GCTCCCCATATGctgagggcagaggagaggatgaTGGGCTCTTCTCACTTCTGAAGCTGACTGAAGTGAGAGATCCTGTGACTGCACAGAACGGAGCTGAAGAACATGCTGCTGTTGCTGTCGAGCCCAATTCTGTAGTCATGCTCAATACTGAGTATGAGGCCTTTGACCCCCAGGCCACTCAGACATCATCCACCTACCCTCTCAGGATTGGAGCAAAAGTATGA
- the LOC109872985 gene encoding uncharacterized protein LOC109872985 isoform X1 gives MIMDMLSVFMVMTLVGKCQGNTYLNYQEKEEAISLQCEERIWQLDLDEDNIVDCTFNCSLRDNEKKCGRDPKCNNTSFTLEKTPCKNSIKQCLNMKLEKHVTGFFACFHTFPSNAQHLFPFKPSKDQVESFIVAFVEPEMVICYPGVETKTSVTKQHGESVNLACNFTVDKDYSSFPFSVYWIKTVSGNSSTCLYSYSYDSDAQLYDHHCLIDEALLKRRSNNSSKPLTSPIFHNLKISNATYSDSGQYVCALQVLKNRKGHWKVITNVTVTVNGEFNHHPNRNDTALLYTPGDPYIPLYVAGALFFSCLFVTAIVIVMLKNTKISQAESHTLRMKREQDGEETINSDCSPYAEGRGEDDGLFSLLKLTEVRDPVTAQNGAEEHAAVAVEPNSVVMLNTEYEAFDPQATQTSSTYPLRIGAKV, from the exons ATGATCATGGATATGCTATCTGTCTTCATGGTGATGACTCTCGTAGGAAAATGTCAAG GGAACACTTATCTAAATTATCAAGAGAAAGAGGAAGCTATATCCCTACAATGTGAAGAGAGAATTTGGCAACTTGATCTAGATGAAGACAACATAGTGGATTGCACTTTTAATTGCAGTCTTCGTGACAATGAGAAGAAATGTGGCCGAGATCCGAAGTGCAATAATACATCATTTACATTAGAAAAAACGCCCTGCAAAAACAGTATCAAacaatgtttaaatatgaaattgGAGAAACACGTCACTGGATTCTTTGCATGTTTTCATACCTTTCCATCAAATGCCCAACACTTATTCCCCTTTAAACCTTCAAAAGATCAGGTGGAATCATTTATTGTGGCATTTGTTGAACCAGAGA TGGTGATATGCTACCCTGGTGTGGAAACTAAAACGTCTGTTACCAAACAGCATGGAGAATCAGTCAACCTTGCATGTAATTTCACAGTAGACAAAGATTACTCTAGCTTTCCATTTTCAGTGTATTGGATCAAAACCGTCAGTGGCAACAGTAGCACCTGTCTTTATTCTTATTCTTATGATAGTGATGCACAATTATATGACCACCATTGTCTCATTGATGAGGCCCTGCTGAAACGAAGGTCAAATAATTCATCTAAACCCCTAACAAGCCCTATCTTTCATAACCTTAAGATCAGCAATGCCACATATTCAGACAGCGGACAGTATGTTTGTGCCTTACAGGTGCTTAAGAATAGAAAAGGGCACTGGAAGGTAATAACTAATGTCACAGTCACTGTGAATGGAGAATTCAACCACCACCCCAACAGGAATGACACAGCCCTGTTATATACTCCTG GGGATCCTTACATACCACTGTATGTAGCGGGAGCCTTGTTCTTCTCCTGCCTGTTTGTTACTGCcattgtcattgtcatgctgaaaaataCCAAGATTTCGCAAG CAGAATCTCACACTCTGAGAATGAAAAG AGAACAAGATGGAGAGGAGACAATTAACTCAGACT GCTCCCCATATGctgagggcagaggagaggatgaTGGGCTCTTCTCACTTCTGAAGCTGACTGAAGTGAGAGATCCTGTGACTGCACAGAACGGAGCTGAAGAACATGCTGCTGTTGCTGTCGAGCCCAATTCTGTAGTCATGCTCAATACTGAGTATGAGGCCTTTGACCCCCAGGCCACTCAGACATCATCCACCTACCCTCTCAGGATTGGAGCAAAAGTATGA
- the LOC109872985 gene encoding uncharacterized protein LOC109872985 isoform X3 — translation MMKNTKISQAESHTLRMKREQDGEETINSDCSPYAEGRGEDDGLFSLLKLTEVRDPVTAQNGAEEHAAVAVEPNSVVMLNTEYEAFDPQATQTSSTYPLRIGAKV, via the exons ATGATGAAAAATACCAAGATTTCGCAAG CAGAATCTCACACTCTGAGAATGAAAAG AGAACAAGATGGAGAGGAGACAATTAACTCAGACT GCTCCCCATATGctgagggcagaggagaggatgaTGGGCTCTTCTCACTTCTGAAGCTGACTGAAGTGAGAGATCCTGTGACTGCACAGAACGGAGCTGAAGAACATGCTGCTGTTGCTGTCGAGCCCAATTCTGTAGTCATGCTCAATACTGAGTATGAGGCCTTTGACCCCCAGGCCACTCAGACATCATCCACCTACCCTCTCAGGATTGGAGCAAAAGTATGA
- the LOC109887977 gene encoding uncharacterized protein LOC109887977 isoform X2 — MIMDMLSVFMVMTLVGKCQGNTYLNYQEKEEAISLQCEERIWQLDLDEDNIVDCTFNCSLRDNEKKCGRDPKCNNTAFTLEKTPCKNSIKQCLNMKLEKHVTGFFACFHTFPSNDQKLFPFKPSKDQVESFIVAFVEPEMVICYPGVETKTSVTKQHGESVNLACNFTVDKDYSSFPFSVYWIKTVSGNSSTCLYSYSYDSDGQLYDHHCLIDEALLKRRSNTSSKPLTSPIFHNLKISNATYSDSGQYVCALQVLNNRKGHWKVITNVTVTVNGEFNNHPNRNDTALLYTPGDPYIPLYVAGALFFSCLFVTAIVIVMLKNTKISQESHTLRMKREQDGEETINSDCSPYAEGRGEDEGLFSLLKLTEVRDPVTAQNGAEEHAAVAVEPNYVVMFKAFDPQATQTSSTYPLRIGAKV; from the exons ATGATCATGGATATGCTATCTGTCTTCATGGTGATGACTCTCGTAGGAAAATGTCAAG GGAACACTTATCTAAATTATCAAGAGAAAGAGGAAGCTATATCCCTACAATGTGAAGAGAGAATTTGGCAACTTGATCTAGATGAAGACAACATAGTGGATTGCACTTTTAATTGCAGTCTTCGTGACAATGAGAAGAAATGTGGCCGAGATCCGAAGTGCAATAATACAGCGTTTACATTAGAAAAAACGCCCTGCAAAAACAGTATCAAacaatgtttaaatatgaaattgGAGAAACACGTCACTGGATTCTTTGCATGTTTTCATACCTTTCCATCAAATGACCAAAAATTATTCCCCTTTAAACCTTCAAAAGATCAGGTGGAATCATTTATTGTGGCATTTGTTGAACCAGAGA TGGTGATATGCTACCCTGGTGTGGAAACTAAAACGTCTGTTACCAAACAGCATGGAGAATCAGTCAACCTTGCATGTAATTTCACAGTAGACAAAGATTACTCTAGCTTTCCATTTTCAGTGTATTGGATCAAAACCGTCAGTGGCAACAGTAGCACCTGTCTTTATTCTTATTCTTATGATAGTGATGGACAATTATATGACCACCATTGTCTCATTGATGAGGCCCTGCTGAAACGAAGGTCAAATACTTCATCTAAACCCCTAACAAGCCCTATCTTTCATAACCTTAAGATCAGCAATGCCACATATTCAGACAGCGGACAGTATGTTTGTGCCTTACAGGTGCTTAACAATAGAAAAGGGCACTGGAAGGTAATAACTAATGTCACAGTCACTGTGAATGGAGAATTCAACAACCACCCCAACAGGAATGACACAGCCCTGTTATATACTCCTG GGGATCCTTACATACCACTGTATGTAGCGGGAGCCTTGTTCTTCTCCTGCCTGTTTGTTACTGCcattgtcattgtcatgctgaaaaataCCAAGATTTCGCAAG AATCTCACACTCTGAGAATGAAAAG AGAACAAGATGGAGAGGAGACAATTAACTCAGACT GCTCCCCATATGctgagggcagaggagaggatgaggggctCTTCTCACTTCTGAAGCTGACTGAAGTGAGAGATCCTGTGACTGCACAGAACGGAGCTGAAGAACATGCTGCTGTTGCTGTCGAGCCCAATTATGTCGTCATGTTCAAGGCCTTTGACCCCCAGGCCACTCAGACATCATCCACCTACCCCCTCAGGATTGGAGCGAAAGTATGA
- the LOC109887977 gene encoding uncharacterized protein LOC109887977 isoform X1: MIMDMLSVFMVMTLVGKCQGNTYLNYQEKEEAISLQCEERIWQLDLDEDNIVDCTFNCSLRDNEKKCGRDPKCNNTAFTLEKTPCKNSIKQCLNMKLEKHVTGFFACFHTFPSNDQKLFPFKPSKDQVESFIVAFVEPEMVICYPGVETKTSVTKQHGESVNLACNFTVDKDYSSFPFSVYWIKTVSGNSSTCLYSYSYDSDGQLYDHHCLIDEALLKRRSNTSSKPLTSPIFHNLKISNATYSDSGQYVCALQVLNNRKGHWKVITNVTVTVNGEFNNHPNRNDTALLYTPGDPYIPLYVAGALFFSCLFVTAIVIVMLKNTKISQAESHTLRMKREQDGEETINSDCSPYAEGRGEDEGLFSLLKLTEVRDPVTAQNGAEEHAAVAVEPNYVVMFKAFDPQATQTSSTYPLRIGAKV; the protein is encoded by the exons ATGATCATGGATATGCTATCTGTCTTCATGGTGATGACTCTCGTAGGAAAATGTCAAG GGAACACTTATCTAAATTATCAAGAGAAAGAGGAAGCTATATCCCTACAATGTGAAGAGAGAATTTGGCAACTTGATCTAGATGAAGACAACATAGTGGATTGCACTTTTAATTGCAGTCTTCGTGACAATGAGAAGAAATGTGGCCGAGATCCGAAGTGCAATAATACAGCGTTTACATTAGAAAAAACGCCCTGCAAAAACAGTATCAAacaatgtttaaatatgaaattgGAGAAACACGTCACTGGATTCTTTGCATGTTTTCATACCTTTCCATCAAATGACCAAAAATTATTCCCCTTTAAACCTTCAAAAGATCAGGTGGAATCATTTATTGTGGCATTTGTTGAACCAGAGA TGGTGATATGCTACCCTGGTGTGGAAACTAAAACGTCTGTTACCAAACAGCATGGAGAATCAGTCAACCTTGCATGTAATTTCACAGTAGACAAAGATTACTCTAGCTTTCCATTTTCAGTGTATTGGATCAAAACCGTCAGTGGCAACAGTAGCACCTGTCTTTATTCTTATTCTTATGATAGTGATGGACAATTATATGACCACCATTGTCTCATTGATGAGGCCCTGCTGAAACGAAGGTCAAATACTTCATCTAAACCCCTAACAAGCCCTATCTTTCATAACCTTAAGATCAGCAATGCCACATATTCAGACAGCGGACAGTATGTTTGTGCCTTACAGGTGCTTAACAATAGAAAAGGGCACTGGAAGGTAATAACTAATGTCACAGTCACTGTGAATGGAGAATTCAACAACCACCCCAACAGGAATGACACAGCCCTGTTATATACTCCTG GGGATCCTTACATACCACTGTATGTAGCGGGAGCCTTGTTCTTCTCCTGCCTGTTTGTTACTGCcattgtcattgtcatgctgaaaaataCCAAGATTTCGCAAG CAGAATCTCACACTCTGAGAATGAAAAG AGAACAAGATGGAGAGGAGACAATTAACTCAGACT GCTCCCCATATGctgagggcagaggagaggatgaggggctCTTCTCACTTCTGAAGCTGACTGAAGTGAGAGATCCTGTGACTGCACAGAACGGAGCTGAAGAACATGCTGCTGTTGCTGTCGAGCCCAATTATGTCGTCATGTTCAAGGCCTTTGACCCCCAGGCCACTCAGACATCATCCACCTACCCCCTCAGGATTGGAGCGAAAGTATGA